The Vibrio chagasii genome includes a region encoding these proteins:
- a CDS encoding aspartate-semialdehyde dehydrogenase has protein sequence MSQEFNIAILGATGAVGETILEVLKERKFPIGELHLLASERSEGKTYRFNGKTIQVQNVADFDWSQVHIAFFSAGGDLSEQWAPVAADEGVVVIDNTSKFRYEYDVPLVVPEVNPEAIAEFRNRNIIANPNCSTIQMLVALKPIHDEVGLERINVSTYQSVSGAGKTGIDELAGQTAKLLNGMPAENSAFPQQIAFNCIPQIDEFTENGYTREEMKMVWETQKIFNDSSITVNPTCVRVPVFYGHAESLHVETRSPIGAEQVVQLLENTEGVEVFHGMEFPTQVRDAGGKDHVMVGRIRNDISHHSGINMWVVADNVRKGAATNAVQIAEVLIRDYF, from the coding sequence ATGAGCCAAGAATTTAATATTGCTATTTTAGGTGCGACTGGTGCGGTTGGTGAAACCATTCTTGAAGTACTTAAAGAGCGTAAATTCCCTATCGGTGAACTGCACTTACTAGCAAGTGAACGTAGTGAAGGTAAAACTTACCGCTTTAATGGTAAGACGATACAAGTGCAGAACGTTGCAGACTTCGATTGGTCTCAAGTTCATATCGCATTTTTCTCTGCTGGTGGCGACCTTTCTGAACAATGGGCTCCAGTTGCTGCGGATGAAGGTGTTGTCGTTATCGATAACACATCTAAGTTCCGTTACGAATACGATGTTCCACTGGTTGTGCCTGAAGTGAACCCAGAAGCAATTGCTGAGTTCCGCAACCGCAATATCATTGCGAACCCGAATTGTTCAACGATTCAAATGCTGGTTGCGCTTAAGCCAATTCACGATGAAGTAGGCCTAGAGCGTATCAACGTGTCGACTTACCAATCGGTTTCTGGTGCAGGTAAAACGGGTATCGATGAGCTTGCTGGTCAAACCGCTAAGCTTCTGAATGGTATGCCAGCTGAAAACTCAGCATTCCCACAGCAGATCGCGTTCAACTGTATCCCTCAAATTGATGAGTTTACGGAAAACGGCTACACGCGCGAAGAGATGAAGATGGTTTGGGAAACACAAAAAATCTTTAACGACTCTTCAATCACTGTGAACCCAACGTGTGTTCGTGTACCGGTATTCTACGGACACGCAGAATCTCTACACGTGGAAACTCGCTCACCAATCGGTGCTGAGCAAGTAGTTCAACTACTAGAGAACACAGAAGGTGTTGAAGTTTTCCATGGTATGGAATTCCCAACACAAGTACGTGACGCTGGTGGTAAAGACCATGTAATGGTGGGTCGTATTCGTAACGACATCAGCCATCA
- a CDS encoding 4-phosphoerythronate dehydrogenase — MKILIDENMPYAEALFSQLGDVTMKSGRTLTADDLVDVDALMIRSVTKVNEELISKANKLKFVGTATAGMDHVDQELMKERGIFFTAAPGCNKVGVAEYAFSAMMVLAQQQGFSVFDKTVGIIGCGQVGSYLAKCLEGIGIKVLLNDPLKQQEGDTREFTELETLLKQSDVITLHTPITKTGEFPTHHLINEQVLNNLRADQILINAARGPVVDNQALKARLQKADGFTAVLDVFEFEPEVDMELLPLLAFATPHVAGYGLEGKARGTTMIFNSYCEFLGSEQRAYASDLLPTAPVPQMKLDRAWDEATLHNLTQLIYDVRKDDALFRRNIATPGSFDKMRKEYWDRREYSAVELTGDDSCNLAPLAKLGFMVKPTL, encoded by the coding sequence ATGAAAATCTTAATCGACGAAAACATGCCTTATGCTGAAGCGCTTTTTAGCCAGCTAGGTGACGTGACAATGAAGTCTGGTCGCACATTAACTGCGGACGATCTGGTTGACGTAGACGCACTGATGATTCGCTCTGTCACCAAGGTGAACGAAGAATTAATCAGCAAAGCCAATAAACTGAAGTTTGTCGGCACTGCAACGGCGGGTATGGATCACGTCGACCAAGAATTGATGAAAGAGCGTGGCATTTTCTTTACCGCGGCACCGGGCTGTAACAAGGTAGGTGTGGCTGAATACGCGTTCAGTGCGATGATGGTTCTTGCGCAGCAACAAGGCTTTTCTGTATTTGATAAAACAGTCGGTATTATTGGTTGTGGTCAAGTGGGCAGCTACTTAGCAAAATGCCTTGAAGGTATTGGTATTAAAGTTCTACTGAACGACCCTCTAAAACAGCAAGAGGGTGACACTCGTGAGTTTACAGAACTAGAAACGCTGCTTAAGCAATCTGACGTTATCACGCTGCATACGCCAATCACTAAAACGGGTGAGTTCCCAACGCATCACTTGATCAATGAGCAAGTGCTAAATAACTTGCGTGCTGATCAAATCCTGATAAATGCGGCTCGGGGCCCTGTCGTGGATAACCAAGCGCTAAAAGCTCGCTTGCAAAAAGCTGATGGCTTCACGGCTGTCCTTGATGTATTTGAGTTTGAACCTGAAGTCGACATGGAGCTGCTTCCTTTACTCGCTTTTGCAACACCTCACGTAGCGGGCTACGGTCTAGAGGGCAAAGCACGCGGTACGACGATGATCTTTAACAGCTATTGCGAGTTCTTAGGCAGTGAACAACGCGCTTACGCGAGCGATCTATTGCCGACAGCGCCTGTGCCTCAAATGAAATTAGATAGAGCTTGGGACGAAGCAACACTGCACAATTTGACTCAGTTGATCTATGATGTGCGCAAAGACGATGCCTTATTCCGTCGCAATATCGCTACGCCAGGTTCATTTGACAAGATGCGTAAAGAGTATTGGGACCGCAGAGAGTACAGTGCAGTCGAGTTAACAGGTGATGATTCTTGTAATCTAGCACCGTTAGCTAAACTCGGTTTTATGGTAAAGCCAACTTTATAA
- the fabB gene encoding beta-ketoacyl-ACP synthase I, translated as MKRVVITGMGIVSSIGNNVEEVLASLKEGKSGITASEQFKENGLRSQVWGNLKMNPADHIDRKKMRFMGDAAAFAYLSMEQAIADAGLTEEQVSNDRTGIVAGSGGASSLNQVNAVDIIREKGVKRVGPYMVPRTMASTVSACLATPFKIRGVNYSMSSACATSAHCIGHAMELIQLGKQDVVFAGGGEELDWSLTMMFDAMGALSTKYNDTPELASRTYDADRDGFVISGGGGMLVIEELEHAVARGAKIYGEIVGYGATSDGYDMVAPSGEGAVRCMKMAMQNVDGVDYVNTHGTSTPVGDVKELGAIQEVFGGNSPAISATKAMTGHALGAAGVHEAIYSTLMLDNGFIAPSINVSNLDEAAAGLDIVTEAREQELTTVMSNSFGFGGTNATLVIKKYQA; from the coding sequence ATGAAACGAGTCGTAATCACCGGTATGGGTATTGTTTCAAGTATCGGTAACAACGTCGAAGAAGTTTTAGCATCACTGAAAGAGGGTAAATCTGGTATTACCGCTTCAGAGCAGTTCAAGGAAAACGGCTTACGCTCTCAAGTTTGGGGTAACCTAAAAATGAACCCTGCTGACCATATTGACCGCAAAAAGATGCGCTTTATGGGTGATGCAGCGGCATTCGCTTATCTTTCAATGGAGCAAGCAATTGCAGACGCTGGCCTAACAGAAGAGCAAGTATCTAATGACCGCACAGGTATCGTTGCGGGTTCAGGTGGTGCTTCTTCTCTTAACCAAGTAAACGCAGTAGACATCATCCGTGAGAAAGGCGTGAAGCGTGTTGGTCCATACATGGTTCCACGTACAATGGCTTCAACGGTTTCTGCTTGTCTAGCAACTCCTTTCAAAATCCGTGGTGTGAACTACTCTATGAGTTCTGCATGTGCAACATCTGCACACTGTATTGGTCACGCAATGGAGCTTATCCAACTAGGTAAGCAAGACGTAGTATTCGCTGGTGGCGGTGAAGAACTAGATTGGTCTCTGACTATGATGTTCGACGCAATGGGCGCACTTTCTACTAAGTACAACGATACTCCTGAGCTGGCTTCTCGTACTTACGATGCAGACCGTGATGGTTTCGTTATCTCTGGTGGCGGCGGCATGCTAGTAATCGAAGAGCTTGAGCACGCAGTTGCTCGTGGCGCGAAAATCTACGGTGAGATCGTAGGCTACGGCGCAACTTCAGATGGCTACGACATGGTTGCTCCTTCTGGTGAAGGCGCGGTTCGTTGTATGAAGATGGCAATGCAAAACGTTGATGGCGTTGACTACGTGAACACTCACGGTACTTCAACTCCAGTTGGTGACGTGAAAGAGCTAGGTGCTATCCAAGAAGTATTTGGTGGCAACAGCCCAGCAATCTCAGCAACTAAAGCGATGACAGGTCACGCTCTAGGTGCAGCTGGCGTACACGAAGCGATTTACTCAACGCTAATGCTAGACAACGGCTTCATCGCTCCAAGCATTAACGTTTCTAACCTAGACGAAGCAGCTGCTGGCCTAGACATCGTAACTGAAGCTCGTGAGCAAGAGCTAACAACAGTTATGTCTAACAGCTTTGGTTTCGGCGGTACAAACGCAACGCTAGTAATCAAAAAATACCAAGCTTAA